One window of the Onychostoma macrolepis isolate SWU-2019 chromosome 21, ASM1243209v1, whole genome shotgun sequence genome contains the following:
- the LOC131529502 gene encoding protein sprouty homolog 3 — translation MDPVPPFRMDPESLDLQQVPVLSIDQIRAIRANNDYVERPVALEPASQVAFYPLDERHPQMSRSQSQHQHSHLAHLSRSSTVSSMSRGSAASDQRLLAGLTPSHSGLAVVRSQPKGDLKPDSLGKGLTDDEDLGLHLFICERCGHCKCQECCAPRNLPSCWTCGQRCLCSAENILEYGTCLCCVKGLFYHCSADKEDNCADRPCSCAPAHACSRWSAMAFLALCLPCLCCYPPAKLCLTLCQRGYDRATRPGCRCSNTNAVCRKISATNPVPFRKTLEKPV, via the coding sequence ATGGATCCAGTACCACCTTTTCGGATGGACCCTGAAAGCCTGGATCTTCAGCAGGTCCCTGTATTGTCCATTGACCAGATCCGTGCTATAAGGGCTAATAATGACTATGTGGAACGCCCTGTGGCGCTGGAGCCTGCCTCTCAGGTTGCCTTCTATCCACTCGATGAACGGCATCCTCAGATGTCTCGCAGTCAAAGTCAGCATCAACATTCCCACTTGGCCCACTTAAGTCGCTCCAGTACCGTGAGCTCCATGTCCCGTGGCAGTGCTGCTTCGGACCAGAGACTTCTTGCAGGATTAACGCCTTCCCATTCTGGTCTAGCTGTGGTGAGGTCCCAGCCCAAAGGTGACTTGAAACCCGACTCGCTGGGCAAAGGACTGACTGACGATGAGGACTTGGGCCTGCATCTCTTCATCTGTGAACGTTGTGGCCACTGCAAGTGCCAGGAGTGCTGTGCCCCTCGTAATTTGCCCTCCTGTTGGACGTGTGGCCAGCGCtgcttgtgttctgcagaaaacATCTTGGAGTACGGCACCTGCCTGTGCTGTGTAAAGGGCCTGTTCTACCACTGCTCGGCAGATAAGGAGGACAACTGTGCTGACCGACCGTGCTCCTGCGCCCCAGCTCACGCCTGCTCCCGCTGGAGTGCTATGGCCTTCCTGGCACTCTGCCTGCCTTGCCTGTGCTGCTACCCTCCTGCCAAGCTGTGCCTCACTCTGTGCCAGCGTGGCTATGATCGCGCCACCCGTCCCGGCTGCCGATGCAGCAACACTAACGCTGTGTGCCGCAAGATCTCTGCCACCAACCCTGTGCCCTTTCGTAAAACCCTGGAAAAGCCTGTATGA